From the Paenibacillus sp. FSL H8-0548 genome, one window contains:
- a CDS encoding DUF5605 domain-containing protein — MTFTEKTRIGTIYKNEAARGIIMRRIPALHTAAPHIASLFKSLSLDQYYQFNQEELSQSNWIAETLSELADIPYEGLSGEQEPETIPSADYEPAGVPSASAVVQAPALAEQWGVYEVELKGPSHGNPFTEVSLHAEFSSGGKIVRMGGFYDGDGIYRIRFMPDIQGDWKFRTSSNARSLDGIEGVFRSVEPSPGNHGPLRVKDIFHFAYADGTSYIPVGTTCYAWTHQGDDLEEQTLETLKASPFNKIRMCVFPKSYLFNENEPVYDPFEGSLAEGWDYTRPNPAFFEHLEKRIADLGRLGIEADLILFHPYDRWSYSEMPPAADDRYLRYITARLSAYRNVWWSLANEYDLMWSKEEGDWERIAKIIKENDPVDHLISNHNCLSFYDYSKPWVTHCSIQRIDVYKTSEATNEWREKWKKPIIIDECAYEGDIDQGWGNISGEEMTRRFWEGAVRGGYVGHGETYLNTDEILWWSKGGKLTGTSPERIAFLRRITEESPGGVLNPLPSDWDVPCAGIKDDYYLYYFGFNQPRFRKFNRKPGILYQVEVIDTWMMSIEKLPGTYEGSFQIELPGKAYMAVRLIKVDTKHV, encoded by the coding sequence AATGAAGCGGCCCGCGGGATTATCATGCGCCGGATACCGGCGCTGCACACAGCTGCGCCGCATATCGCGTCCCTCTTTAAGAGCCTGTCCCTGGATCAATACTACCAATTTAATCAAGAAGAGCTGTCGCAGTCGAATTGGATAGCGGAAACGCTGTCCGAGCTGGCTGATATACCTTATGAAGGGTTAAGCGGAGAGCAGGAACCCGAAACGATTCCGTCCGCCGATTACGAGCCTGCCGGTGTCCCGTCCGCTTCCGCTGTCGTTCAGGCGCCTGCTCTGGCCGAGCAATGGGGCGTTTACGAAGTCGAGCTTAAGGGCCCAAGCCACGGCAATCCCTTCACGGAAGTTTCCCTTCATGCCGAGTTCAGTTCAGGCGGCAAGATCGTCCGAATGGGGGGATTCTACGACGGAGATGGGATATACCGCATTCGCTTCATGCCGGATATCCAGGGTGACTGGAAGTTCCGTACATCCAGCAATGCGCGGTCGCTCGATGGGATTGAAGGAGTATTCCGGAGCGTGGAGCCTTCCCCAGGCAACCACGGCCCTCTGCGTGTGAAGGATATTTTCCATTTTGCCTACGCAGACGGAACATCTTACATTCCTGTGGGGACAACCTGTTACGCTTGGACTCACCAAGGGGACGATTTGGAGGAACAGACGCTCGAAACGTTAAAAGCTTCCCCGTTCAATAAGATAAGGATGTGCGTTTTTCCAAAATCGTACCTGTTCAACGAGAACGAACCTGTCTATGATCCCTTTGAAGGCTCCTTGGCGGAAGGCTGGGATTACACAAGACCCAATCCAGCATTCTTCGAGCATCTCGAGAAACGGATTGCGGATTTGGGCAGGCTGGGTATCGAGGCGGATCTCATTCTGTTTCATCCTTACGACCGCTGGAGCTATTCGGAAATGCCTCCGGCAGCGGACGACCGTTATCTTCGCTATATCACGGCGCGGCTTTCCGCATACCGCAACGTGTGGTGGTCGCTGGCAAATGAGTATGATCTAATGTGGTCCAAGGAGGAGGGCGATTGGGAGCGGATTGCAAAAATAATCAAAGAAAACGATCCGGTCGACCATCTCATTTCGAACCACAATTGCCTAAGCTTTTACGATTATAGCAAGCCGTGGGTTACGCATTGCAGCATTCAGCGCATAGACGTCTACAAAACCTCGGAGGCAACGAACGAATGGCGCGAGAAGTGGAAAAAGCCCATCATAATCGACGAATGTGCGTACGAGGGGGATATCGATCAAGGTTGGGGCAATATTAGCGGAGAAGAGATGACCCGCCGTTTTTGGGAAGGCGCGGTTCGCGGGGGATACGTAGGCCATGGCGAAACCTATCTCAATACGGATGAAATTCTATGGTGGTCCAAAGGCGGTAAACTTACGGGAACTAGTCCGGAACGGATTGCTTTTCTTCGCAGAATTACGGAAGAAAGTCCTGGAGGCGTGCTCAATCCGCTGCCGTCTGACTGGGATGTGCCTTGCGCGGGAATCAAGGACGATTACTACTTGTATTATTTCGGATTTAACCAGCCTCGTTTCAGGAAATTCAACCGCAAGCCGGGAATCCTGTACCAGGTCGAAGTAATTGACACGTGGATGATGTCCATAGAGAAGCTTCCGGGTACTTATGAGGGTTCTTTCCAAATTGAGCTTCCGGGGAAAGCATACATGGCAGTGAGACTAATAAAGGTTGACACAAAACACGTATGA
- a CDS encoding cellulase family glycosylhydrolase: protein MKQINGVNLGNWLVLEKWMNPVMFSGTECEDETWLCRTLPHDIKVDRYTQHRATYITERDFAYIASKGLNTVRIPVPYFIFGDVEPFVGCVEYLDKAFNWSEKYHLQILIDLHTVPGSQNGFDNGGICGVCKWSQNPEAVEFTLTLLERLAQRYGTRKGLWGIEILNEPISEEVWNLVNIPDRYPAVDKEEAEGSGPVPSEFLRIFYVEAYHRMRKYLPTEKVIVFHDGFRLHEWKDFMREEEFVNVVLDTHLYLMIAEVMGCEKNLDAYIHYIDNNFAKDVAEMQAYFPVIVGEWCLFNNTEGLKEMKEEERKHLYMKIANAQLQAWEKGQGQFYWSYKLLLDTVGDSALEGWDSWDMGKSIEQGWLPDRY, encoded by the coding sequence ATGAAACAAATCAATGGTGTTAACCTAGGGAATTGGCTTGTTTTAGAAAAATGGATGAATCCTGTTATGTTCTCCGGAACAGAATGCGAAGATGAGACATGGCTATGCAGAACTTTGCCACATGATATAAAGGTCGACAGATACACCCAACACAGAGCTACTTACATTACGGAACGGGACTTTGCTTATATTGCAAGCAAAGGATTAAACACTGTACGTATCCCAGTCCCCTATTTTATTTTCGGAGATGTAGAACCATTTGTAGGCTGCGTAGAGTATCTAGACAAGGCGTTTAACTGGTCAGAGAAATACCATCTTCAGATTCTGATTGACCTGCATACGGTTCCGGGAAGTCAGAATGGTTTTGACAACGGTGGAATTTGCGGAGTATGCAAATGGAGTCAAAATCCGGAGGCAGTGGAGTTTACGCTGACACTTCTGGAGCGTCTGGCGCAGCGCTATGGAACTAGGAAAGGATTATGGGGAATTGAGATCCTCAATGAGCCTATATCTGAAGAAGTGTGGAATCTCGTCAATATCCCCGATCGCTATCCCGCAGTGGATAAGGAAGAGGCGGAGGGCTCCGGTCCGGTACCGAGCGAGTTTCTGCGAATCTTCTATGTTGAGGCGTACCATAGAATGAGGAAGTACTTACCGACAGAAAAGGTAATTGTATTTCATGATGGATTCCGGCTCCATGAGTGGAAGGACTTCATGAGAGAAGAAGAGTTTGTGAATGTTGTTCTTGATACGCATTTATATCTAATGATAGCAGAAGTAATGGGCTGTGAGAAGAATTTGGATGCCTACATCCATTATATCGATAACAACTTCGCTAAAGATGTTGCCGAGATGCAGGCCTATTTCCCGGTCATCGTTGGAGAGTGGTGCCTCTTCAACAATACTGAGGGCCTGAAAGAAATGAAAGAAGAAGAGCGGAAGCACTTATATATGAAAATTGCTAATGCACAACTGCAAGCGTGGGAGAAGGGGCAAGGCCAGTTTTACTGGAGCTATAAATTATTGCTGGATACGGTCGGCGATTCAGCGTTAGAAGGCTGGGACAGCTGGGATATGGGCAAAAGCATTGAGCAGGGGTGGCTGCCTGATCGGTATTGA
- a CDS encoding carbohydrate ABC transporter permease → MSSQTKASSASNGEKALKWILGICLAVGGVLVILPFVWMILSAFKPEGEIQNIPPTLLPERFTTENFKNLFENMNFGVYLKNTLIIVFFSFIGLFMNAMAGFAFAKYKFKGSNNLFYIVLATMMIPGQVTMIPVYLILNEMHLTNTMIGVVLPGLVGAFGIFLFRQFMSTIPDELLEATRLDGASEFRTFLQIVLPISKPILAVQGILAFIGGWNSFLWPLIIANDEKLYTLSVGLSLLKGQYGGNYALQMAGSTFMVVPIIIIFIFFQKHIIENYAISGIK, encoded by the coding sequence ATGAGTTCGCAAACAAAAGCGTCAAGCGCCTCAAACGGCGAAAAAGCGCTCAAGTGGATACTGGGCATATGCCTCGCAGTCGGCGGGGTATTGGTCATCCTTCCTTTCGTATGGATGATCCTTTCTGCCTTCAAGCCCGAGGGCGAGATTCAGAATATCCCGCCTACCCTGCTGCCTGAGCGATTCACGACAGAAAACTTTAAAAACTTGTTCGAAAATATGAACTTTGGCGTCTATTTAAAAAACACGCTCATAATCGTCTTTTTCTCCTTTATCGGCTTATTCATGAATGCGATGGCCGGATTCGCTTTTGCGAAATATAAATTCAAGGGCAGCAATAACTTGTTTTATATCGTGCTCGCTACGATGATGATTCCAGGTCAGGTTACCATGATTCCGGTCTACCTGATCCTAAATGAGATGCACCTAACGAATACGATGATCGGTGTCGTGCTGCCTGGCCTTGTCGGAGCTTTCGGCATCTTCCTGTTCCGTCAGTTTATGTCCACCATTCCGGATGAGCTGCTTGAAGCGACTCGTCTTGACGGCGCGAGTGAATTCCGCACCTTCCTGCAGATCGTGCTTCCAATCTCGAAGCCTATTCTCGCAGTACAAGGCATTCTTGCCTTCATCGGCGGGTGGAACAGCTTCCTATGGCCGCTCATTATCGCCAATGATGAGAAGCTTTACACCCTCTCCGTCGGCTTGTCGCTTCTTAAAGGGCAATACGGCGGCAACTATGCGCTTCAAATGGCCGGCTCTACGTTTATGGTCGTGCCAATTATCATTATATTTATCTTCTTCCAGAAGCATATTATCGAGAACTACGCCATTTCAGGCATTAAGTAA
- a CDS encoding sugar ABC transporter permease, giving the protein MKGISQSKAPYFFIAPTLILLTLFSLLPILVALIISFTNMDLAGLADWSNISFVGFKNYVDVLADPVFVKAILNTLFYVIIGVPLVILCSLAIAIMINFGANRAFKAFRVIYYMPSVTNVVAVAVVWGFLYNPAFGLLNFALDSIHLPTVPWLQDPIMAKISLILMAVWRGIGLNMIIFIAALQGIPKSYYEAAQLDGASTWQQLVHITIPMLRFAIFFVSITTMIGWLQFFEEPFIMTNGGPLDSTTSVALFIYRNGFQLSNFGYAAAGSFVLFIAIIMITLVQFRFQNKETDL; this is encoded by the coding sequence ATGAAAGGAATCTCCCAGAGCAAGGCACCTTATTTTTTTATCGCACCAACGCTTATTTTACTTACCTTATTCTCATTGTTGCCGATCCTCGTAGCCTTGATAATAAGCTTTACGAATATGGACTTGGCTGGCCTCGCTGATTGGTCCAATATTTCTTTCGTCGGATTCAAAAACTATGTAGATGTGCTGGCCGATCCTGTTTTTGTGAAAGCCATATTGAATACGTTGTTTTACGTTATTATCGGTGTTCCCCTCGTCATCCTATGTTCGCTCGCCATAGCGATCATGATTAATTTTGGCGCGAATCGTGCGTTCAAAGCTTTCCGCGTGATTTATTACATGCCTTCGGTTACGAACGTTGTTGCCGTTGCGGTCGTGTGGGGTTTTCTCTACAACCCTGCATTTGGTTTGCTTAACTTTGCACTCGACTCCATCCATCTGCCTACCGTCCCATGGCTTCAAGATCCGATCATGGCGAAAATATCGCTTATTTTGATGGCGGTATGGAGAGGGATCGGTCTAAATATGATCATCTTTATCGCCGCTCTGCAAGGCATTCCGAAATCATATTACGAGGCAGCCCAGCTCGATGGCGCAAGCACATGGCAGCAACTGGTCCATATTACAATTCCAATGCTTCGCTTCGCGATCTTCTTCGTATCGATCACGACAATGATCGGCTGGCTGCAATTTTTCGAGGAGCCATTCATTATGACAAACGGCGGGCCGCTTGACAGCACGACCTCCGTAGCATTGTTCATTTACCGCAACGGATTCCAGCTTAGCAACTTCGGATATGCGGCAGCGGGATCGTTCGTCCTGTTTATTGCCATCATTATGATTACGCTGGTTCAATTCAGATTTCAGAACAAAGAAACGGATCTATAA
- a CDS encoding sugar ABC transporter substrate-binding protein, protein MFKKSVATALASTILLSGALTACGGNGNGKAGDSKVTINVWGMGEEAKALPKIAEQFESENPNIKVNVQALPWDTAHDKLLTAVASKKGPDVLQMGTTWIPEFGSAKALMDLTPYIEQYPELAEENFFPGSISTTKYENATVGVPWYIDTRVLYYRTDLLKEAGYDQAPQTWDELKDAATKLKARGKNKYGISLDVNEQSLLFMFARQNGSKLIENNKPLFNQPEFIEAVNYLNSFFKDGSAPIDLGLDIIPAFKGDGILPMFISGPWMIKLINDQAPELKDKWATAVLPKKENNLSSLGGSNLSVFQYTEHKEEALKFLAYMSKPETQLKWLELSNSLPSTKKAWKDEALTTDSNLKVIGEQLNSSEPMPVIKQWEEIAQSVLSTFEKIYRGNADVQKELDSFNAKSEQILNK, encoded by the coding sequence ATGTTTAAAAAATCGGTAGCAACCGCGCTAGCCAGCACTATTCTGCTTAGCGGAGCACTCACTGCCTGCGGAGGCAATGGAAATGGCAAAGCTGGTGACAGCAAAGTAACGATCAACGTATGGGGCATGGGTGAAGAAGCCAAAGCATTGCCAAAAATCGCTGAGCAATTCGAAAGCGAGAATCCTAACATTAAAGTCAATGTACAGGCGCTTCCTTGGGATACGGCGCATGATAAGCTGTTGACGGCTGTCGCTTCCAAGAAGGGACCTGACGTGCTTCAAATGGGAACGACATGGATTCCTGAATTCGGCTCCGCCAAGGCGCTTATGGACCTGACTCCATACATCGAGCAATATCCGGAACTCGCTGAAGAGAATTTCTTTCCTGGATCGATCTCAACGACCAAATACGAAAATGCTACAGTCGGCGTGCCTTGGTATATCGATACTCGCGTGCTTTACTACCGTACAGACCTTCTAAAGGAAGCCGGCTATGATCAAGCGCCGCAAACGTGGGACGAGCTTAAGGATGCAGCAACAAAGCTCAAAGCTCGCGGCAAAAACAAGTACGGCATCAGCCTTGATGTAAATGAGCAATCGCTTCTATTCATGTTCGCTCGTCAAAACGGCTCGAAGCTTATCGAGAACAATAAGCCGTTATTCAACCAACCGGAGTTTATTGAAGCGGTCAACTACTTGAACAGCTTCTTTAAAGACGGCTCTGCGCCGATTGATCTTGGCCTTGACATCATCCCTGCGTTCAAGGGCGATGGCATTCTGCCAATGTTCATAAGCGGCCCATGGATGATTAAACTGATCAACGACCAAGCTCCTGAGCTTAAAGACAAATGGGCTACAGCCGTTCTTCCTAAGAAAGAAAACAACTTATCTTCCCTAGGCGGCTCAAACTTGTCCGTGTTCCAATATACAGAGCATAAAGAGGAAGCCTTGAAATTTCTAGCTTACATGAGCAAGCCTGAGACGCAATTAAAATGGCTTGAGCTGTCGAACTCCCTTCCTTCCACGAAAAAAGCATGGAAAGACGAAGCTTTGACGACTGACTCTAACTTGAAAGTCATTGGCGAGCAATTGAACAGCTCGGAGCCCATGCCGGTTATTAAGCAGTGGGAAGAAATTGCCCAAAGCGTTCTATCCACATTCGAGAAAATTTATAGGGGCAACGCAGACGTACAGAAGGAACTGGACAGCTTCAACGCTAAATCAGAGCAAATTTTGAATAAATAA
- a CDS encoding glycoside hydrolase family 3 N-terminal domain-containing protein: MVKQPAELLKLMTLEEKIGQLLQLAAPFFQGADGQITGPMAEMGITEGTVRNTGSVLGLTGADDVINVQKQHLASNRLGIPLLVMADIVHGYKTIFPVPLAIGCSWDLELAEQSAEIAAKEAAAAGVHVTFAPMVDLVRDPRWGRVMESTGEDPYLNSEFARAFVRGFQGKDLANDVSRVAACVKHFAAYGAAEGGRDYNTVDLSERQLREFYLPSYKAALDEGCEMVMTAFNTVDGIPATGNKWLMRDLLRGEWAFDGVMISDWGAVKELIPHGVAADEAEAAMKALRAGVDIEMMTTCYMDHLQHLVESNEMDEALIDEAVLRILELKQKLGLFEQPYRGANAELEQEIVGSAAHLKVSRELALKSCVLLKNDAVLPLGREQKIALIGPFAANGDILGPWSWLGSKDEAIQLAAGIGSQIDASLLSVTEGCGIETATDEQWQAALAAASHADVLVLALGEHSDMSGEAGSRSNIQLPRVQVELVAKLKQLGKPMVAVLFNGRPLDLHGVIDQADAVLEAWFPGTEGGAAIAALLFGESEPTGRLTMSFPYSVGQVPVYYNRFNTGRPQGAPDAQVRYVSQYLDIPNEPLLPFGYGLGYTTFKYSEAVMAGDTMSASEPLHVNITVTNTGARAGEDTVQLYVRDMAGDVVRPLQELKAFRKVMLQPGESQEVSFTLEEKQLRYYHADLTFASDPGEFELYIGPNSRDVTALKFKLSK, from the coding sequence ATGGTGAAACAACCTGCGGAACTTCTAAAGCTCATGACGCTTGAGGAGAAGATTGGTCAACTGCTGCAGCTGGCGGCGCCTTTCTTTCAAGGTGCGGATGGACAAATAACTGGGCCGATGGCGGAAATGGGCATAACGGAAGGTACGGTACGCAATACGGGTTCGGTGCTCGGCTTAACAGGGGCTGATGATGTCATTAACGTCCAGAAGCAGCATTTGGCGTCCAATCGCTTAGGAATACCACTGCTCGTTATGGCGGATATCGTCCATGGTTACAAGACGATCTTCCCCGTTCCGCTGGCGATCGGATGCTCGTGGGATTTGGAGCTGGCTGAACAGAGCGCGGAGATTGCTGCCAAGGAAGCGGCGGCAGCCGGGGTTCATGTCACTTTCGCTCCGATGGTCGATCTCGTGCGCGACCCAAGATGGGGCAGAGTGATGGAATCGACCGGTGAGGATCCTTATTTGAATAGCGAGTTTGCGAGAGCGTTCGTAAGAGGTTTCCAAGGGAAGGATCTTGCAAATGATGTCAGCCGCGTCGCAGCCTGCGTAAAGCACTTTGCTGCATATGGAGCTGCGGAGGGTGGACGCGACTATAATACGGTCGATCTATCCGAGCGCCAGCTTCGCGAGTTTTATTTGCCTTCCTATAAGGCTGCGTTGGATGAAGGCTGCGAGATGGTTATGACCGCATTCAATACGGTAGACGGCATACCGGCTACTGGCAACAAGTGGCTCATGCGTGATCTGCTTCGCGGAGAATGGGCGTTTGACGGCGTCATGATCTCCGATTGGGGCGCGGTAAAAGAGCTGATCCCGCATGGTGTTGCGGCGGATGAGGCGGAAGCGGCGATGAAAGCGCTCAGGGCGGGCGTAGATATCGAGATGATGACGACCTGTTACATGGATCATCTACAGCATCTTGTGGAGTCGAATGAAATGGACGAAGCGCTGATCGATGAGGCTGTGCTGCGTATTCTAGAGCTGAAACAAAAGCTTGGATTGTTCGAACAGCCATATCGGGGTGCAAATGCGGAGCTTGAGCAGGAAATCGTAGGCTCTGCAGCTCATCTGAAGGTTTCGCGGGAGCTGGCGCTTAAATCCTGTGTTCTCTTGAAAAACGATGCTGTTCTTCCGCTTGGACGGGAACAGAAAATTGCATTAATCGGTCCGTTTGCAGCTAACGGCGATATTCTTGGTCCATGGTCTTGGCTAGGCTCCAAGGACGAGGCTATTCAGCTCGCAGCAGGTATCGGTAGCCAAATTGATGCGTCGCTGCTCTCTGTGACTGAGGGCTGCGGCATTGAAACGGCGACAGATGAGCAGTGGCAAGCGGCGCTTGCAGCGGCGAGCCATGCAGATGTCCTTGTGCTGGCGCTTGGCGAGCATTCCGATATGAGCGGGGAAGCGGGTAGCAGGTCCAATATCCAGCTGCCGCGGGTGCAGGTGGAGCTGGTTGCGAAGCTGAAGCAGCTCGGCAAGCCGATGGTCGCTGTCTTATTCAACGGGCGACCGCTTGATTTGCACGGCGTTATCGATCAAGCAGATGCGGTGCTGGAAGCTTGGTTCCCAGGAACAGAAGGAGGAGCAGCTATTGCTGCGCTGCTGTTCGGTGAATCGGAGCCAACCGGAAGGCTGACGATGTCATTTCCTTATTCCGTCGGCCAAGTGCCGGTCTATTATAACCGGTTCAATACTGGCCGACCGCAGGGTGCGCCGGATGCGCAGGTGAGATACGTATCGCAATATTTGGACATTCCGAATGAGCCGCTGCTGCCGTTTGGCTACGGGTTAGGGTATACAACCTTTAAATACAGCGAAGCGGTGATGGCTGGGGATACGATGAGTGCTTCGGAACCATTGCATGTAAACATAACCGTGACGAACACGGGGGCTCGCGCTGGCGAGGATACCGTGCAGCTGTACGTGCGGGACATGGCAGGCGATGTCGTTCGTCCGCTGCAGGAGCTGAAAGCATTCCGCAAGGTTATGCTGCAGCCGGGCGAGAGCCAAGAAGTCTCCTTTACGCTGGAGGAGAAACAGCTGCGCTATTATCATGCTGATCTTACCTTTGCCAGCGACCCTGGCGAATTTGAACTTTATATCGGTCCTAATAGCCGGGATGTAACCGCGCTTAAATTCAAACTAAGCAAGTAG